The stretch of DNA GAGGAGCCGCAACAAGTCCAGCACCCCGACACCAGAAGGAACGCTGGCCCGGATCTCTGTCTCCAGGTGCTGAATGCGGGCGAGCGTGAGCACGTGAGGCTGCGGATCCGTCCGAATCTGATGTGCCACTGTCTCCAGACGGGCGAGCATGTCGTCGAGGGCGATTCGCTGCTCCGCGCAATCCTTGTCACTCGTCAGCAGTGTGGCGGCCAGTTCGGCCTGCTCCCGCGGACTGTCGCCGCGCCGGATCGACCCGGCCACCGCAGTCGCGTGAAAGACCCCGTCCTTCAGTGTCGCCACGGTCTCCGGTGCTGCTCCGACAATCGCTGAACCAGGGATGGGTTCGAACAGAAAGACATGACTCCCCCGGTTCACTTCCCAGAGCTGTTCGACCACGTCGACTGGATCGATCAAGCCCTCGACGTCGACATCCATCGTCCGGGCGAGCACCGCCTTCGAGACCGCACCTCCGCGAATCGCTCCCAGCGAACTCGTGACCGCGGCCTCCCATGTCGGTCTGTCCGTCGCGGTCGCTTGGCCGGTGACATGTGCCTCCCGCGCGCCAAAATCGACCTGTGTGGCGAGCTCTGCCCTCAACTCCTCGGCCTTCCGCCGCAGGGGACCAAAGACATCGGATTCGTCCTCATCCGACACCACTTCCCTGGCACGCAGCCAGACATCGCCAGAGCCGTCGCCCTCCAGCTCGATGGCAGGAAGGTGAAAAAGCCAGGAAGGAAAATCGGACCACACACCCTTGGCCGCATGATCGGGTCGGAACGAGAAACCGCCGTAGAAGCGCATCCGTGGTGGCCGGGCGGCACCATCGGGAAGCATCTGTTCGTGCGCGATCCGTCGAGCCGCGGTCGCAACTTCATCGTAGCGATCGCCCACCGCGGGTGCGGTTCCCCTTACCTCGGCGACCACTCCTCGGTGCGCGACCCATCGATCACCACGGGCCCAGAAACCCCGAGCGTCCCCACCGGCGTGACGCAGGAAGGTGTCGGGGCGCAGATCAGGCGCTGAGATCGTAATCGTCGCAAGACGAGATCGGTCCGATCGGGGCAACGGAACTCCTCTGGCGGGATCAAGCAGTCGACCAATGCGGTCGACCGGCCCGCCAATATAGGGCGCCGCCTCCGTTGTAGAAGGCGCCTCTCGCCCGGCCACCTGTTTTCCACGCGAGCGGCCAAGACCCTTTTGGAGTGTGCCCTCCTCGATCACCGGCATTCCAGCGGACTCGACCGCCGGGAAATTAGCGACCAAGGGGCGCCTGCGTTCGACGATGATCGACTTCGTGCACGCTCGGCTCCTCTAGGACGTTCCCGCTACCCGTTGGAACGACCGCGTCCACCAAAAAGCGTTGCCCGACCGCCCGGTTACGGGCTCGCCGGCAGTTCCAGCACGCTGAAGCCCAATTCTGCATCGACCACCTGCTGGTCGTAGTCGATGAAAACATCCACAGGAAGCCCGGTCGCTGGATCGTAGGTCACCTCGATCAGGAAGGCCGCCACCTCGATCGCCTGCTCGATCAAGTCGAACAGACCGGTGACGGTCGGGAAGAGCTCTTCCAATTCGGGATCTACGGCGGTGCCACTCGAGACGTACGCCCTGCCCTCCACGACTCGGTCCTGTCCGGTGACCTTGACCGGCCCCCGGGCAACCTCGAGACAGAAGCAGACTCGCTCGAGACCGTATACGCACGACGTCATACCCTGCTCACTCCAGAGACTCCTGTTCCGCTCGAGATCCGACCGCATATCGCCCCCGGGAGCCGTCGTGTCACATGCGGCCAGGAACGTCAGGCCCGAAATTACACTCATTGCTCCGATCGATCGCTACATGGTGCCTCTCCTTCACTCAATCCGGTCCGCGCTTGGATGTCAGAATGACTGCCCTGCAGCTGGTAAGACGATCGACGGGCGGTATTGCTACATCGCTCTGGAAAAACGGCGCGAATCAAAGCTCATGTCGCTATCTTGCCACCGAACCAGGTGGCATCCGTAGACCGATTCTGGGAAAGGTGATGAGCAACGCCGAGGCTCCACGGCAGATCCACACTACCGCCCCATCGCTCTCGTGGCCCGCTCCCCACGTGGAGCGGCTGCAGGAGAACCTGTGGCGGGCCATCGGCCTCAGCAGCTGGACCGCGCGCCTGATCTTGGTGCTGGTGCTGCCCCTCCTCGGGGCACACGCGGTCGGACAGCCTTTCTACAGCCTCGGACTCGTCGAAGGCAGCTGGGAACTGGGGATGGGCATCGCCGCGATCGGATCGGTTCTGGTCGCTTTCGCTCTATGGCTGGCCATGCTGTGGCGCCCCGGACAGCTGCGCTTCTCTGATCGCGTCACTCCAGTCGTGCGAGGCACCATAAAGAATCGGGCATGGCGTGCAACATGCGTCGCGGTGGTCAGCGTTCTCAGTGCCTGTGGGACGGACACGGCCCCTCAGACGGCCGATGTCGAATTCGTTCCACCGCGAGACACGGATATTCTTCTCGCGGACATCGAGTGGTCGACAGAGGGTCCCCGGATCGGGACGCCAACGAACCTGACCCAGCGAGGCGACTACGACAATCAACCGCATTTCGTCCCGGACGGTTCAGGTCTCTGGTACACGGCCAATGACCCACAAAACGGGCAGTCCGACATCTGGCGATACGACTTCGCCTCAGGGATGGTCGCTCGGGTGACGGCCAGCGCTCCGGAGAGCGAGTACTCTGCGACACCCCTACCGGATGGGTCGGGCATCTCGACGATTCGGGTCGAAGCGGACTCGATGCAGCGTCTCTGGAGGTTCGATGAGGACGGCAGCAACGCCGAAGTTCTCATGCCGGAACTCGCCCCCGTCGGATACCACACGTGGGCTGACGAGAACACCCTCGTAATGTTCGTGCTAGGTCGCCCAGCCACCCTGCAACGTGGAGACGTGCGGACCGGCCAGGCAGAAGTGGTCGCCGAGAACATCGGTCGGTCGATCTGGACCATCCCTGGGACTCAGGACGTGAGCTTCATGCAGCAGGACGAAGACAGGGAGTTCGCCATCATGCGCCTTCCTTTCGGAGGTGGAGCACCTGAGTTGATCATCCAGGGCGTGCCCGGGGCTCAGTATCATGCGTGGGCCCCTGACGGGACGCTGTTCACTGCGAGTGGGCATCTGGTCTACGCACGGATCCCCGAAATTGGCTCGGTGTGGCAGACGGTGGGTGATTTCATGGATCTCCACCTGACCTTCTCACGGCTCGCCGTAAGTCCGGATGGGTCCCAGATTGCGCTGGTCGCCGAACTGGCGGTACTCGAGAACTTCCCGGGGAACTAAGTCACGTACCTCGGGCCATCCCCGATCGAAGCTCCCCGAGGCATTCATGAAGCGCTGTGCATTTGTTCTGCTGGGCCTGGTTCTCTCGTCCGGCCTCATTGACGAACTCTCTGGCCAGGACGCATCGGCCTCGGTCGCACGCCTGGTGCCCAGCGCGGACGCGGTCACTCTCGCAGTCGGTGAGCGGGTACCGTTCACGGTAACCGCAGTGGATGCCAACGGCGCCACCGTCGATGCGCCGTTACGAATTACCGGCCCGCGGAACGCCGTTTCAGTGCGGGATGGGTTCATCGAGGGCATGACCCAAGGAGAGTACGAGGTGGTGGCTACGCTGGTCGTCGCCGCCGGGTCAGGCATCGCTCCAGCTTCGGTGACCGTGCCGGTGCGTGTCGACTGGCCGGCGATCGCCGAAGTCACAATCGAGGCTCAGGAAGGAACCGTCTTTGTTGGAACGACGCTCGGGCACTCAGTGGCCGCGTACCATGCTGACGGCACGCATCGTCCAGACCCCAAGGTAGTGTGGTCGTCTTCGAATGTTTCCGTCGCGTCGGTAGACCCATTCGGGAATGCGACGGGCATGTCACCGGGTAACGCATCAATCGTCGCAGTGTTCGGGGGACGTGAAGCATCCGTCGACTATCTGGTCGAGGCACTGCCACACGTCACGCTATCGCTCGAGGGCGGGCCCACCGAAGCTAGGACCGGCGACGTCGTTCACTTCGACGCCGTCGTGCGGGATGCGTCCGGAGCTCGCCGTGACGATATCCCCGTGAGCTGGTCCCACAGCTACACCGCGACCGAGGGAATGCTGGGGGTTCCGGCCACAGGTCAGATCAATGACCGTGGTACGTATGTCGCCGATGTGCCCGGTATCCACACGGTCACGGCGAGTGCGGGGGGAATGTCTGCACGGCACTCCTTCCGGGCGAACCCCCGCGACGTGGTCCAGGAACTGGACATTGTCGGGCACGGCGCGGAGGACTGGTACCGGACGACAGACCTTTGGGCTTTCGAGGGGATGAACGGCCGGGACTACGTGATTACCGGCTCAAAGATCTCCGGCGGATTCGCCTTCTTCTACGACGTCACTAATCCGGCAGTCGTCACCAAAATCGACTCGATTCAGGTCGACGCTCGTACGGTCAACGATGTAAAGGCGTCGCCAGACGGACGGTATGCAGTCCTCTCGCGTGAGGGTGCGACCAACCGGCGCAACGGCCTCGTCATCGTCGACATGGCTGACCCGACGGCACCGACCGTCGCGTCCATCTTCGAAGACGGAATCACGGGTGGCGTGCACAACATGTTCGCCACGGACGACTATCTCTACGCCCTCTCTGATGGCGACAAGTACGTAATCATCGACATGAGTGACATCTACAATCCGAGATATGTGTCCGAGTACAACCACCCTGACAGCCGTGTGCATGACGTGTGGGTCAACGACGGGCTGGCTTACTCATCAGAATGGGGCACCGGCGTCGTCGTTGTGGACGTGGGGAACGGTCGGTGGGGCGGTTCACCAGAAAACCCCGTCTTTGTCACCAATTTCCCGACCCCGTCGGGCTCGACACACGCGTCCTTTCCGTACTTCTCCGAGTCGACCGGAAAGACGTACCTCTTCCTCGGCGATGAGATCATGAATCGGAGCGGACTCGCCTGGGCAGGATACCCGAGTTCGATGGGTTCCTATTCCAGCCGCTACGACGAGGAGACCGGTACCGGCGGGATCCCGCTGGTGACCCGCGGCTATATCCAGATCGTGGACTTCACCGACCCGGAGAACCCGGAGATGGTGGCTCGATACGAGGTCCCCGAGTTCGGTACGCATAACATGTGGGTCGAGGACGACAAGCTCTATCAAGCCTACTACGAGGGAGGCGTCCGGATTGTCGACGTGAGCGGAGAACTCATGGGCAATCTGTATACGCAGGGCCGCGAGATCGCGGTATTCAAATCTGCGTCACCTACTGGATACACGCCGAATGCGACGATGGTCTGGGGAGCGCAGCCGTTCAAGGGACACGTCTTCTTCAGCGACACCAACTCCGGGGTGTGGTCGGTGAAGCTTCAGCCGAAGGGCCGTCCGATCTCGTAGCGATACCTGAGTCAACGGAACGCGTTGTGCTCCGGTTCAGTCCATGCGTTCCAGACGACCATGCGGGCCAGGCGCAGCACACTCGTGGTTTCAAAAATCATGACTTCCCTTCTTCCGATAGGCTGCCCGCGAGTCCAGCTGTTGAGTCCAGAATCTCCGATGCTTCTCGATCCAGTCCTTGGCTTCGACCATCGTCGTCAGGTCAAACGAACATCTGTGCACACGGCCACCCCGCTCTCGTTAAATCAAACCAGCCCCTTCCATCACCTTCAGGTGTTTCTGGACAGCCATGCGACGGACCCTCAGTTGTCCAACCACGTCTCCCATGCCGCTTCTACCAGGCCGACGGAGAGGTTCTTTCCGCACCGGACGAGTGGCTGCCGGAGGATGAGCGGCTCCTCACAGGCGATCTCGAGCCACTTTTCGTCGCCGTAATAGGCAGTCTGCAGCCCGAGCGTGTGGAACCTCTTCGCATCGCGATCGATCAGGGCCTCTTCACCGAACTTCTGGAAGAAGCGCCCAAGCTCTCCCCTTGAAGGCGTGCGCTGCTTGAAGTCCATGAAATGGATCTTGATGCGACGCTCCTTGAAGAAGCGCTCAGCCTTGCGAACGTCGGCGTTGTTCTTCACGCCGAAAATCTGGACGTCCATACGGTCGAATCGAGGGAGATGTCAGGAGGACATCGGAACGATCACGTGCTTCCCGGCTCCCGGCTACTCCGAGCGAAGCCAAGACACCGGATCCACGACCGCCGCCCTCCAAGCGACGCAACCAAGCAGCAGCGCAACACCGCATCGGATCCGTCGGCTCGGTCCCGATGCACCGCCAGACACTCTGGGCCGTATCGTTCCCGGAACGACTCCGGCACCCGGCCGAGAAGGAACCGAAGCCCGCGGTCCGTCACGACGGCTCTCCGAGCAGGAGCTTCTTGTCCCGCGCAGAGCGCACGAGGTGAGCGAGCCGGATCTGAAACGTCAGAGGGGTCATGGCAGCCGCCGGATCTTCCGTCGTTGAGCCATCTCTTGGCGACGCTCTGCCGCCACTCTCCGCACCGGCTACATAAGTGACTTATGTAGTCGGTACATGCCTAGCGTTGCCCAAGCCCGCCGGTTGCGCTAGCCCTGTCCGATGGATCTGCAGCTAGGACTCTTCCCGGACGAGACGACCTCGGCACCGTCTTCGTCAGTCGGACCCGCCGACGTGCCTGGACATGTCACTGCGACGGCCGCCCGGATACCGAAAGCGCTCCGAATGGGGACGTCGTCATGGAGCTTTCCGGGCTGGGCCGGCATCGTGTATGACAAGAAGGCATCTCGGTCCTCGCTGGCCAGCGAAGGCCTTTGCGCCTACGCCCGTCACCCGCTGCTGCGCACAGTCGGCCTGGATCGAACCTATTACCAATCGATCGACGCGGAGACGTATCGAAGTCTCGCGGATGCGGTCCCGAAGGACTTCCGCTTCCTAGTGAAGGCCGACCGCCTTCTCACGGCTCCGCAAGATCCCATTGCACATGGAGGGCGAAAGGAGAATGAGCTCTTCCTTAACGCTCCATACGCGGTCAACGAAGTCATCGGGCCTATGGTAGAGGGCCTCGGTCCCAAGGCCGGACCGCTGCTGTTCCAGTTCTCGCCGATTCCCCCGAGCCTCGTGGGTGGACACGATACGTTCCTCGATCGCCTGCGCCGATTTCTGGAGGCATTGCCTGAGGGACCCCTGTACGCTGTGGAACTCAGGACCCCTTCCTTTCTTACCGTAGCCTACACAGACGCCCTCGAGGCGACCGGGACAGCACACTGTTACAACGTCCACCCGTCCATGTCCTCACTCGCGACACAGCTGACCCTCGTGTCACCTTTCTACCAGCCGGCTCTCGTCGTCCGCTGGATGCTTCATGCAGGGTTGCGCTACCAGGCCGCGAAGGACCGTTATCAGCCCTTCGACCGACTCGTCGACGAAGATCAGCCATCCCGCGAGCGCATCGCAGTGGCAGTTCTGGACGCGCTTGTGGCCGAGCGGCCGGCCTTCGTCATCGCCAACAACAAAGCGGAGGGTTCTGCCCCGCTGTCAGTCTTCCGGTTAGCTGAGCGGATCGCCAACTGGAAACCGGACCGGACCCCACAAGATCCCACTCAACAGGATGGCCCCAGTGCTGCATAACCCCCGCTTCTGGCTTCGACTCGCAGGCGGCTGGCTAATCTTCGCCGGCCTTGCCCACCTCTCGGCGCATACGTGGGCATTCGTGTTCGAGAACGGAATGGTCGGACTCCGAGAGTTCGCCATGAACGCTATGCAACAGGCGTACTCGACCGATCCACTTCGACCGAGCCTGTGGCGTCAATTCAGGGTTTTCAGCGTGTCGTTCAGCCTGCTGCTTCTCTTCGCAGGGTCGGTAAACCTTTTGCTAGCCACGCGCCGCACGTCACACTCGACCCAGCGAGACTACGCCCTGTTCGCAACCATCTTCTGGACGGCCGCGTTCGTGCCATTCGCCCTGATCGACCCGGTCATTCAGGCGATCGCCGTCACCATGGTCGGGGTTCCTCTCCATGCGATCGCGTGGCTCACAGCGATGCAGGCGCATATCGAAGCGGAGGCTTCTGACTAGAGCCCAGACGCCCGCAGGTCGGTCACCCATGCGCGAGCGAACGCGCCCAGGTTGGTCTCACCGCTACCGTAATTTCTGAGCAGAACTACGCCGACCCTGGTTTCCGCATCGACAGCCATGTAGGCGGTGTAACCGGCAACCGAACCGCCATGGCTCATGATCTGGGTACCGTCCCCGTCAACAATGACTGAGAGCCCCAGACCGTAGCCGCTTTCGCGACTCTCGGGCGTCTGGATCCGAATCATCTCAGCTCGACTCTCGGCTGAGAGCACATCGAGGCCGGGCACGCCCGAGACTGCGCCCAGGAAACGGCCCAGGTCGGCCACGGTCGAGTACACGCCACCGTTCGGAACCTTGTACCCTCTCCCTGCGTGCTCTCGGGCCGGATACTCGCCTGAAACAACTCCGTCCTGGACGACGTACCCGGCAGCTAGGCGCGGCTCCAGTTCAGCCCCAACCACGACGAATGCGGATCCGGTCATCCCTAGTGGGACAAATACCTCATCGCGTACGAGGTCCATGTAGGGGCGGCCGGCGGCTCGCGAAAGCGCGAGGCCCAGTATCCCGAATCCGATATTCGAGTACTGGTAACGCCCCCCGGGAATTGAGTCGAAGGCGGTCCTTGGAATCGACTTGAGAATGCGATCCTCCCACATCTCGATCGGTCCGACAAAGGACTCTCGCCAGTTGGGCTCTCTGGCGAGTCCTCCCGTATGGCTGGCGAGATGGCGATACGTAACGGATTTGGCTCCGGGTCGCGCTTCGAGAAGTCCATCGATCTCGGGCAGGTGCAAGCGTACCGGATCATCCAGATCCAGCAGGCCTTGGTCGACCAGTCGCATCATGAGTAACGCGGTCACTGATTTCGAGATCGAGCCGGTCCTCGATACGGAGGAAGTGGACATCGGGACGTTGTGGTCCCGGTCAGCCCATCCCCACGCGCCTGCCCAGACCAGATCCCCGTCGACCACGACACCAGCCACGACCCCTCCGACAGCGTCGGTCTGCACATCCGCTGCGAGGCGTGCAGCGTACTGCTCGACCGTCGCCTCCCAGCTGACCTGGGCCAAAGCCAGAGCGGGCCCCGTGAGAAGCAGGATGAGGGAGAGGACACCCGCGCGCCCGGCTCGGGCCATCATGCGACCATCGCGCGCTTCTCTTGGAACGCCTCCACGGCCTCAAGCACCCGAGTCACGTCCGAATCGTCGTTGTAGGGTCCGAACGAGAAACGAAGCACACCGCTGCGAAGTGAGAACACGATGCCTTCCGAGACGAGGTGCTGATGGAGGGCGTTCACCTCCGGATCATCCGCCGTGTAGTGACGCCCGCCGCCGATCCGACCCACCGAGACGATATGGGCAAGGTGGGGTCCGGGCTCACCACCTACGACCGGAAGCCCGAGGCCCAGAAGGCCTGTCGCAAGCCGAGCCGCAAGACCGTGCGTGTGCGCTTGAATGTTATCCACGCCGAGTCCAGAAAGAAGTTCGAGCGAAGCTCGCGTGGCTGACATCCCCAGATAGTTGTAGTTCCCGATGTCGAAACGGCGAGCTCCTGCCGCGTACTCGAGCGGCCCGGCCGTATACGCCGTCTCATGTCCATCGAGATGGATGCCGTACCGAGCGACGTGAATGGGAACCAGCGTTTCCGCGACTTCTCGCCGCACATAGAGAAAGCCAAAGCCATACACGGATAGCAGGCACTTCTGGGTGGCCACGGCCACGGCGTCGATGCCGAGCGAATGAACATCGGTCGCCACGGACCCGATCGACTGGGCTCCATCGGCCAACGTAAGCGCACCCACAGCCTTTGCTGCACGTACGATCGGCGCGACGTCAGTCACGAAACCGGGAGCGAATGAGATGGTCGGAAAGGTGACCACACGAGTTCGTTCGTCGATGGCCTCAGCCATCGCCTCGACCGGCATATGGCCGTCCTCCGGGGGGATAGCCTTGACCTGGATGCCAAACCGCTGCTCGAGGTTGTACCAGAGGTAGATGTTGTTGGGATGCTCGAGCTCAGGGCACACCACGACGTTATCCCCTTCAGTCCAGTTCAGACTCGCCGCGAAGAGATTCAGCCCCTCCGACACGTTCTTCGTGATGGCGATCTCGTCGGCCTCTGCCCCGATCATCGCCGCGAATACGGCTCGGGTCTCGTCGACCTGTTCACGTAGCAGATCCTTGTCCGTGGTGCCTGCGATGCAGTCGTCCATGTAGGACGCTACGACATCTCGCACGGTAGTGGACACGAGCCCCTTGGCCGCGATGTTGAGATAGACCTGCTCTTGTGCGCCGGGAAAAAGCGCCCGGAAGTCCGGGTTCATATCGTTCCTCGTTTGGATTCGGAATACGCGACGAGGGCCGTTCCGACCAGGTCGCCCATCACGTTGATGGTCGTGTTGCCCATGTCGACGAGGCGGTAAATGCCGCCGACAATGGCCGCCACTTCAATGGGAAGATTAAATGCCTGAACGTAGATGAGCGCGATCACGAAGCCCCCACCGGGGATCCCGCCGGAGCCCTCCGACAGTAGAAGCCCGATCAGAATGATGGACAGGAACGACGCAGGCGCGAACTCCACGCCTGCCGCCTGTGCAGTGAACATGAGTACCGCGCCGAGCATGACGGATGTCCCGTCCTTGTTGAGCTGCGCACCCAGAGGGAGGGTGAATGAGTAAAGGGCCTGTGGCAGACTGATTCGACCGGCCGTCTCCAGGGTAACCGTGAGCGAGGCCAGACTCGAGGTAGTCGCCGCAGTCGTGGCCCAGAGCGGGACAGTGTCTTTCAGAAACTTCGCCGGGCGGCGGTCCGTGAGGAGACGGAGAAGCGTCATGTACCCGAGGAAAACAATGAACTGCCCGACGTAGACTCCCCCGAGGAAGCGAGCCATCGGCCCAAGCAGCGCCGCACCGTAGCGGCCAACCGTCACCGCCATCAACGCGCCGATCCCGAGTGGAGCCGTCCAGAGGATCAGGTCAACAAGACGCCGAAGCAGGGCGGCCAGATCTCCATACGCGGTAGTGAGACGGTCGCGGGGTTCACCCTTGAGCAGCAGCGTCGCGATTCCGAGAAATACCGCGATGACGACGATCTGGACGACGTTGCCGTCCACAAAGGCCTGAAGCGCGTTGCTGGGCACCATTCCGAGGAGCACTTCGGCGATGGACGGAACCGAGCCGACCGCGCCATCCACCTGTTCGGTCAACTGCATCCCAACACCAGGACGCAGGATCGCCATGGCTGCTATACCCAGCGACAGCCCAATCACATCGGTCACGACGTAATAGCTCATGATCTTGCTCGCGACGCGACCGAATGTACGCACATCGGTCAGCGCCGTGAGGCCTGCGAGCAGATTGAAAAACACCAGCGGGATCGCAGCCAGCACGAGAAGTCGAATGAAGAGGTCGCCGATCGGCTGGATGACCTCGATGCGCTCGCCGACGACCACGCCGAGTAGCGAGCCCACGACCATTCCGATCAGGATGCGAGTCCCCAGGCCAATCGCGGCCCGGGGTGAAGAGGGTTTAGCGTCTGTCGTCATGTCGCGGAACTTGCACTAGTCCTTCGGGGCGGCAAGAGTGCGACATGAAGAAACTGCTGACAGTCTTGGCAACCGCAGTCATCGCCGCATCTTGCGGTGCCGGCGGGGGAGACACTCAGGCCGCTGCCGACACACTGTCGCGGGGCCAGAAGGACAGCATCATCGCCGACCTCCTGATTCCCGAGGCCTTGGGTGTAGGTGCGGCCAACGCCCCTACCGAGTCGCGCGACACCATTCGATGAAATGGAGTCTTCGACGCCGTTCAGGTCATTGTGCATTGAACGCCCTGTAACGCGAGCGTTACGGATCTCCGATTCAACTTTTGTCGATGTGACTCTATAGATGCGTCTCCAGCGTAAGGATTTTGTGGGCTTCGTCCTCGTCATGGGGACGATGGTTACGGTCTTCGCGCATACCGACGATGCGCATCAGGAGTCACATCTTCCGCTGATCGTCGATGCGGGAGGCGCCACGACGATGACCAAAGCCGTCGAGACGGTGGCGCTGGTCGGGTTCGATGTCCTGCCGATGACCGGCGACGGCCTTCTGCGTGATCAGGTCGTGATCATCCAGGGCGGGTTGATCCAGCGCATCGGTCGAGTCGGCGTCATCGAGATTCCGGAGAACGCCAGGACGATCGAGCGCTCAGGTTCGGGGGTACTTGTGCCAGGGATGACCGATGCGCACGTGCATATTCCGGACGCTCGCGAGGACTTCCTCCCGCTATTCCTGGCCAACGGGGTCACAACAGTCTTCAACCTCAAGGGCGACCCTCGACACGTCGCCCTCAAATATCGGGCCCAGGCGCGTGACTTCGTTGGGCCGAGAATTTTCACGTCGGGGCCCTTCCTGAACGACGGCAACGTCCGGACGTCAAAAGAGGCTCGCGCGATGGTCGCGCAGCACGTCGAGGCAGGATACGACTTCCTGAAGATCCATGGCCAACTCTCGGAATCCGCTTATGCAGCACTAACGATTGCGGCCCGGGAGGCAGAGATTCCCGTAATCGGACACGCCCCCAGAAACCTTCCGTTCTCCGCAGTTCTGGAGCACCGACAGGCAGGAATCGTACACGCTGAAGAGCTTATCTACACGGGTCTTCAGACGCTGAACCCACGGCAAGCCGCACGAGTCGCCGAGGAAATGGCGAGAGTCGGAACTTGGCTCACCCCGACGATGAGCACGTTTGAGAGCATCACGGAGCAGTGGGCATCCCCGGGCGGGCTCGACGCCCGACTGGCCCGACCGAGTGCAGAATGGCTTCCGGAACAGCTTCGGCGGGATTGGGCCGCCTCTGACCTCTACGTGGGGCCACCGGTAAGAGAGCGTGCCGAAATTGAGGCGAGGAATGCCTTCCACGAGCCACTCGTGGGGGCGATGCACTCTGCAGGCGTACCCATACTTACCGGAACAGACACGCCGCTTCCCGGGCTGGTTCCGGGATTTTCGATCCACGACGAACTGAGTGAACTCATCGGGGCCGGGCTGTCGCCTGAAGCGGCCCTCGTAGCCGCCACGCGCAACGCCGGTCTGTTCATCAGCGAACACACCAGCGGAGAGGCTCCGGTCTTCGGCGTGCTCAAACCCGGAGCAGCGGCAGACCTCATCTGGGTCCAGGAAGACCCAAGGGACAACCTGAACACGATGCGAGAGCCCATGGGTGTGATGGTGCGTGGCGCCTGGTACGATCGGGCTGCGCTTCGCGCCACGCTTGTCAGCGTCTCTGCCCCGCTCATCGCGGACCGCTAGCGGCCTACTCGGCGGGCAGGTCTCCGGAGCCGACTCCCCCTAGCCGACGGCTCAGTCCCTGATGAAAGAAGTCGCTCTGGAACATCCTGCCGCCATTAAATCAACTGCAACCGCGCGTTCATCGTTCCCAGAAGATCACGAAGCTGATGCACGTCGCTCTCAAGCCCCTGACTTTGATCCCATGCGTTCATCTCGAGCAGGTCCCCGACACGCTTCGGAATCAGACGAGAGACCAGAACGCCTTCCTAGGTCACGGTCTTACGACGAGCGTGGTCCTCGGGACGATCATTTTCCAGTCCATGCCGCGACTCCCTTGGGGCTCGGACCTACGGCAGCGCACCGTCGACAACGGCACAATACGGGCTCCGACGCGTACAGTTTTTAGGAGTGGCGT from Longimicrobiales bacterium encodes:
- a CDS encoding aminotransferase class V-fold PLP-dependent enzyme gives rise to the protein MNPDFRALFPGAQEQVYLNIAAKGLVSTTVRDVVASYMDDCIAGTTDKDLLREQVDETRAVFAAMIGAEADEIAITKNVSEGLNLFAASLNWTEGDNVVVCPELEHPNNIYLWYNLEQRFGIQVKAIPPEDGHMPVEAMAEAIDERTRVVTFPTISFAPGFVTDVAPIVRAAKAVGALTLADGAQSIGSVATDVHSLGIDAVAVATQKCLLSVYGFGFLYVRREVAETLVPIHVARYGIHLDGHETAYTAGPLEYAAGARRFDIGNYNYLGMSATRASLELLSGLGVDNIQAHTHGLAARLATGLLGLGLPVVGGEPGPHLAHIVSVGRIGGGRHYTADDPEVNALHQHLVSEGIVFSLRSGVLRFSFGPYNDDSDVTRVLEAVEAFQEKRAMVA
- a CDS encoding dicarboxylate/amino acid:cation symporter, giving the protein MTTDAKPSSPRAAIGLGTRILIGMVVGSLLGVVVGERIEVIQPIGDLFIRLLVLAAIPLVFFNLLAGLTALTDVRTFGRVASKIMSYYVVTDVIGLSLGIAAMAILRPGVGMQLTEQVDGAVGSVPSIAEVLLGMVPSNALQAFVDGNVVQIVVIAVFLGIATLLLKGEPRDRLTTAYGDLAALLRRLVDLILWTAPLGIGALMAVTVGRYGAALLGPMARFLGGVYVGQFIVFLGYMTLLRLLTDRRPAKFLKDTVPLWATTAATTSSLASLTVTLETAGRISLPQALYSFTLPLGAQLNKDGTSVMLGAVLMFTAQAAGVEFAPASFLSIILIGLLLSEGSGGIPGGGFVIALIYVQAFNLPIEVAAIVGGIYRLVDMGNTTINVMGDLVGTALVAYSESKRGTI
- a CDS encoding amidohydrolase family protein, whose translation is MRLQRKDFVGFVLVMGTMVTVFAHTDDAHQESHLPLIVDAGGATTMTKAVETVALVGFDVLPMTGDGLLRDQVVIIQGGLIQRIGRVGVIEIPENARTIERSGSGVLVPGMTDAHVHIPDAREDFLPLFLANGVTTVFNLKGDPRHVALKYRAQARDFVGPRIFTSGPFLNDGNVRTSKEARAMVAQHVEAGYDFLKIHGQLSESAYAALTIAAREAEIPVIGHAPRNLPFSAVLEHRQAGIVHAEELIYTGLQTLNPRQAARVAEEMARVGTWLTPTMSTFESITEQWASPGGLDARLARPSAEWLPEQLRRDWAASDLYVGPPVRERAEIEARNAFHEPLVGAMHSAGVPILTGTDTPLPGLVPGFSIHDELSELIGAGLSPEAALVAATRNAGLFISEHTSGEAPVFGVLKPGAAADLIWVQEDPRDNLNTMREPMGVMVRGAWYDRAALRATLVSVSAPLIADR